The genome window GCCCGTCTGGGTCTTGAAGGTATACCTTAACCTGCTCTTCCTGAGCGGTGCGCAGTTGTCGGCCCACAAAATCCGGGTGGATGGGCAAAGCCCTGTGACCGCGATCTACTAATACTGCCAGCCGAATTAGACGAGGCCTGCCATACTCGGTTACTGCGTTGAGCGCAGCTCGGATGGTGCGACCCCGGTAAATCACGTCGTCCACCAGCACCACGATGCGATCAGTGAGATCTACCGGAATCTCAGTCCGGGCAGGGGTGCGTAGGCTGATCTGATCGAGGTCGTCGCGGTAGAAGGTAATGTCAACCGCACCCGTCGGCACGTCAACGCCCTCCAGATTGCGGATCTGCTGGGCCAGTGTTTGCGCGAGCGGGACACCCCGGGTGTAGATGCCCAGCAGCACCAGATTCTCCAGGTTGCCGGAGCGCTCCACAATTTCCGAGGCTAGCCGGTTCACAGTTCGGCGCACCTCTTCGGGAGATAGAATCTCAATCACCTCGGGCGAGAGGGCCATGCCTAAGAGTCCAAATGCTTCGCCACAGTGTGCACGTCTTTGTCGCCACGACCTGAGCAGTTGATCACGATCCGCGTGCCGGGAGTGACCTGAGGACAAAGCGTGTCTAAGTAGGCAATCGCGTGAGCCGTTTCTAAGGCTGGGATAATGCCCTCTAACTGCGATAGCCGTTGCAGAGCCGTCAGCGCTTCAGCATCAGTAACGCTGTAGTACTCCGCACGCCCCAGATCCTTTAAGAAGCTATGCTCTGGTCCCACACCGGGATAGTCTAAGCCGGCGCTGATCGAATAGGGCTCGATCACCTGACCTTCCTCATCCTGCAGCAGATAGCTCATAGCGCCATGTAAAACGCCCACCCGACCCCGTGTGAGGGTTGCCGCATGTTGGTCTGAGCTGATGCCCTTGCCACCCGCCTCAATGCCGATCAAGCGCACAGTGGGTTCATCAACAAACTCATGGAACAGGCCCATGGCATTAGAACCGCCCCCTACACAAGCCAGCAGAATATCTGGCAAACCGCCCCATTTTTCGAGTGCCTGCGCCCGCGTTTCGCGACCAATGATTGCCTGAAAGTCACGTACCAGCATGGGATAGGGATGAGGCCCTGCCACCGAACCCAGAATGTAGTGGGTGTGCTCCACATTGGTGACCCAATCGCGGATGGCTTCAGAGGTTGCATCTTTGAGGGTGCCTGTCCCTGCCTCAACTGGCTGCACTTCTGCTCCCATCAGGCGCATGCGGAACACGTTGAGTGCTTGCCGCTCCATGTCATGCACGCCCATGTAGATCACGCACTTCAAGCCAAAACGCGCGCACACGGTTGCTGTCGCGACCCCATGCTGACCTGCCCCAGTCTCGGCAATAATGCGCTGCTTACCCATGCGCTTTGCCAATAGCACCTGTCCTAGGGCGTTGTTGATCTTGTGAGCGCCTGTGTGGTTGAGGTCTTCGCGCTTGAGGTAAATTTCAGGACCGCCCTGAGAACCGGCATAGTGGGCAGTCAAGCGTTCAGCAAAATATAACGGCGAAGGTCTGCCTACATAGTCGCGTAGCAAGCCTGTGAATTCTGCTTCAAACTCCGCATCCTGAGTGTAATGACTGGCTGCCGCCTCCAGTTCGCTGAGTGCACTCATCAGAGTTTCGGGGACATATTTACCCCCAAACTGGCCGAACCGACCCAAAGCATCAGGTCTTTGGGGGCTGGCAGAAGCAGCATTGCTATCGGCGTTGGCAGTGTGAGATGAGAGAGGAGTAAGGGTCACGGCAGCTTAATGGGTAACGGCTTGAGTGGCGACGTAGAGCTAATTATACGTCTGGGTCTTTCCCAAGGATGAGGCTAAGAATCTATCTGAGGAGGCTCAGACAGGCTGGGATCGCTCCGGTACAGTCAAAACGCAAGGAAACGTTCACTCTGAACCTCTAACTAAATTAAGCAGGAGCGCCTGATGTCTGAAGTACCCAAGGATTTGCAGACTCCCCGGCCCGATGATGCTCAGCAATTGGCTGAGGAGATCGCCTCAGGCGAGCAAAAAGCACCAGAGGTCAACTTAGACGATGCGCTAGCGGATGCCAAAGCTTATAGCGTCAGCGAAGTCGATCGTACAGGTGAAGGTGCTGAGGCTGCCGTAGCGGCTACTGCCCCCAAGCTCGAAGTGCCTAAGGCAGAGCCGACTACGCTAGAAACTGAGCCCACCGGCAACCCAGACCAGTACCGAGAAATGGCTAAGGATCTCCATCCCACGCCTGCCGACACGACCAGTGTTAGCGACGATCTGCTACAGAAGGCTCTGGAAAAGGGACAACCCGGCTCCTGAAGCAAGTCCAGCTTCTAGACTGAGATCTATCTAAGCCATCGAGACCATTAGTTATGGGGCAGCGTGGAAACTCTGGCAGCAGGACCAGCCCAAGACTGCCCCTCACAGCGAGTCAGCTGTTCTAGAGTTGCTTTTTGGGTTTGAGTGCCAGTCCTACGGATTTTCTGGGCCAAGCCGACATTCAGAAGTTCCATTTGTAGCCGGGTTAGGCGAGCTCGCTGTACTTCGGTGCTGATTTTTTGTCGGTTGAGTTTCTGCAAGTTGTCAGTGAAGGACTGGCGCGAATCAAGACCAAAGCCACTGCTAAGCGAGCGCAGCACGTAAGCCTGCTCTGGGCGAGCAGCTTGTACCAGGCTAGCGATCGGCTGATTGAGAATCGCTTGGCGTTCGCGCTCGGTTCCTTGGCGTTGAAGCCAGACCTCCGAGGTCGAAACTGGCAAATCAGTGGTTTGCTCATCCACTTTGGCAAAAGCGTGGGCCTCAGCATAGGACACGCGGCGATCGTCGTTGTAATCTGCTGAGGTCACGGGCTCACCAGTGCGGCTGCGGCCACTCAGCCCCGCAAAGAAGCTAGAACTGTAGTCCCGGTAATCGGCCTCGTTGACTTCCGGTGTGCAGCCCACTGAGGGTTGAGTCTTGATTGTGGCGAAAAAGCCGCAACGCGTCTGCAAAGCAACTGAGCTCGACGGGTTGCCCCCTTGATAGATTAAGTTGGCGAACGAGCCAGAGAAGCACTGAGCCATCACAGCAATGACCGGTGTCTGCTGAGGCAACCGATCTAGGAGCCCAGCAAGTTCGCGTACGCTCAACTCCTGATCGCCCCAGAGATAAAGCGAGTTGTTCTCGGGATTCTGGCGATTTAGGCCACCATGCCCTGTGAAGTAGAGAAATAAGCTTCCGGGTTGCTGCACTGCTTGCTGCAAACCCCGCTGCAAGTTGGCCCGAGTAGAAGCGCCATCTAACTCCGGAATCTGGGGAGCACGGAATCGTTCGCGCCCCTGCTGGTCCACATAACGGACGCTAGCCTGCCCGTCACTGCCATTGGCAAAGAAGATGTCGGCATCACTCGGGTTGAAGCCCAAGTGGCGCAAGGTGCGCTGAAAGTACAGGACATTTTTCTCTAGCGCTACCTCGTTATACGAGGGAGCTCCCCCACCCGCCAAAACCAAGAAATTTGGCCCTAAGCTTGCCCTGGAGTTTAAAGCTGAGGGCTGGGGCCTCTGGCAATCTCCCAAGGATTGGTCTTGAGACAAGGGGGAGGTCGGATGCTCGACTGCCTTCAAGCACTGTTGCTGAAAGCTTAGCCCCAACCCGAGTAACCCCAGAACAACTAGCCAACGCCAGTTCATTGAGAAAACTTGCATCAAATTTAGCGTTCGTGAGCGCAATTGCTGCTTTGGCTATGGTGGCATAAGCCGCACTCAAGTCCCTGCAACATTTCGGAATAAATTGAGACGTTTTGCAGCAAAAAAGCACCACTTCTATGAGTTTTTGTTTCGAGAGAAAAGTGTTTTTTGAGAAATCCCTATAATTCCTGAAGCCTTAGATCATTCACAACAGAGCTTGAGGAAACCCTTATGTCTGCCGTCCTGCTTGCTGTTAGCAATGTGCCCCCGACTCCAGCTTGGTCGCCAACTGTGGCGATTGTGATGCTTGTATGTAACGTGATTGCCTTTGCGCTTTTCGCGCTCACTGCCAATCAGCGCCCTGCCCCTGCAGCGGGTTCGCCTTCACTACCAGGCCCACTAGCCAGTCTCGGTCTACCGGCGCTGCTAGCTGTTACTAGCTTTGGTCACCTACTGGGTGCTGGTGCGATTTTGGGTCTGACCAACTTAGGAGTTATCTAATAGCTTTCACTGCTTGAGTCCTTCTCTGGTGTTTTGGCTGCACTGACGCTTGTACAGTGCAGCCATTTCTTATCTAGGTCTTAGCTTTTAGCAAGCAGAGCTTAGTTGACGGTTAACCGATAACGACCCCGACCTGCTTGGTTAGAGGCATTCACCACCGCACTGTAGGTACCCGAGCGAGGCAGAGTGACCTCAACTAGCGAATTCAAATCGCCGCCCCCATCATCATCCTGAGCCAGGGGCTTACCATCAGGTCCTAGCAGAATTAGATAAGGATCGAAGTCTTCGCTGCTAGCGCGAATTGTCACCCGTTGATTGGCTTCGCCCTGGAACTGAAAGACATTGAAGGGGCTTCTGTCAGCATTTAGCCGAGCGCTTCGCTCATTCAGTTCCCCCACCTCATCAGCGATAAAGCGGGTGTTATCGCTTAACAAGCCTAGACTGTAGCGGCCCTGGTCGCCAGGCTGAGCTGTCGCCAGAATCGTATAGGTGCCATTAGCCGGAACCCGGACTAATAACAGCGCATCGCCAATGCGTTGATTAATGCCACTGTCGTCGTCCTGACCAATGATCTGGCCGTCGGGTCCTAGCAGGACTAGATAGGGGTCTAGACGCAGATTGCTAGAACGACGAAAATCAGCGCTGCCGACCAAGTTAATCAGTAGAGGTCTGCCTTGTTCGCCCTGAAACTGGTAAACATCAACGTATCGGCCATCGGCCAAACGCAGATCCTCCCGTCCTAAGACCCCTGGAATCACATCGCCATATTTCATATTGGTGGCTCTAGTGCCTGCGGGAATGGCA of Leptolyngbya sp. FACHB-261 contains these proteins:
- the pyrR gene encoding bifunctional pyr operon transcriptional regulator/uracil phosphoribosyltransferase PyrR, with amino-acid sequence MALSPEVIEILSPEEVRRTVNRLASEIVERSGNLENLVLLGIYTRGVPLAQTLAQQIRNLEGVDVPTGAVDITFYRDDLDQISLRTPARTEIPVDLTDRIVVLVDDVIYRGRTIRAALNAVTEYGRPRLIRLAVLVDRGHRALPIHPDFVGRQLRTAQEEQVKVYLQDPDGRDSVVLIARPRP
- the trpB gene encoding tryptophan synthase subunit beta, whose translation is MGRFGQFGGKYVPETLMSALSELEAAASHYTQDAEFEAEFTGLLRDYVGRPSPLYFAERLTAHYAGSQGGPEIYLKREDLNHTGAHKINNALGQVLLAKRMGKQRIIAETGAGQHGVATATVCARFGLKCVIYMGVHDMERQALNVFRMRLMGAEVQPVEAGTGTLKDATSEAIRDWVTNVEHTHYILGSVAGPHPYPMLVRDFQAIIGRETRAQALEKWGGLPDILLACVGGGSNAMGLFHEFVDEPTVRLIGIEAGGKGISSDQHAATLTRGRVGVLHGAMSYLLQDEEGQVIEPYSISAGLDYPGVGPEHSFLKDLGRAEYYSVTDAEALTALQRLSQLEGIIPALETAHAIAYLDTLCPQVTPGTRIVINCSGRGDKDVHTVAKHLDS
- a CDS encoding caspase family protein, with the translated sequence MNWRWLVVLGLLGLGLSFQQQCLKAVEHPTSPLSQDQSLGDCQRPQPSALNSRASLGPNFLVLAGGGAPSYNEVALEKNVLYFQRTLRHLGFNPSDADIFFANGSDGQASVRYVDQQGRERFRAPQIPELDGASTRANLQRGLQQAVQQPGSLFLYFTGHGGLNRQNPENNSLYLWGDQELSVRELAGLLDRLPQQTPVIAVMAQCFSGSFANLIYQGGNPSSSVALQTRCGFFATIKTQPSVGCTPEVNEADYRDYSSSFFAGLSGRSRTGEPVTSADYNDDRRVSYAEAHAFAKVDEQTTDLPVSTSEVWLQRQGTERERQAILNQPIASLVQAARPEQAYVLRSLSSGFGLDSRQSFTDNLQKLNRQKISTEVQRARLTRLQMELLNVGLAQKIRRTGTQTQKATLEQLTRCEGQSWAGPAARVSTLPHN
- the psaK gene encoding photosystem I reaction center subunit PsaK, with amino-acid sequence MSAVLLAVSNVPPTPAWSPTVAIVMLVCNVIAFALFALTANQRPAPAAGSPSLPGPLASLGLPALLAVTSFGHLLGAGAILGLTNLGVI
- a CDS encoding PPC domain-containing protein, whose amino-acid sequence is MPKHNHSRPSINLTCLLSGLLGSALVVSQVLPTNAQQTDIQRSASDLIRASQPAPPSPEQQERLSTRQPRRPAASSTSTSTPSRPANSSRPAASSSRPTAASRPATRPTTASRPAASGSSPASRPSTSTPVATTQNLDIKAIRTESRLGQVAIPAGTRATNMKYGDVIPGVLGREDLRLADGRYVDVYQFQGEQGRPLLINLVGSADFRRSSNLRLDPYLVLLGPDGQIIGQDDDSGINQRIGDALLLVRVPANGTYTILATAQPGDQGRYSLGLLSDNTRFIADEVGELNERSARLNADRSPFNVFQFQGEANQRVTIRASSEDFDPYLILLGPDGKPLAQDDDGGGDLNSLVEVTLPRSGTYSAVVNASNQAGRGRYRLTVN